A genomic window from Anguilla rostrata isolate EN2019 chromosome 14, ASM1855537v3, whole genome shotgun sequence includes:
- the lmo4a gene encoding LIM domain transcription factor LMO4a isoform X2 codes for MVNSRVEPASVAVAGGGGGGGGAPPRSCGGCGGRIADRFLLFSMETYWHTRCLKCSCCQAQLGEIGTTCYSKGGMILCRNDYIRLFGHSGACSACGQSIPANEMVMRAQGSVYHLKCFSCATCRNRLVPGDRFHYVNGAVFCEHDRPGGALVSSHLPHLQSSALLPDQKVC; via the exons gagggggcggcggcggcggcgcgccCCCTAGGTCGTGCGGAGGGTGCGGGGGCAGGATCGCCGACCGCTTCCTGCTTTTCTCCATGGAAACGTACTGGCACACGCGCTGCCTCAAGTGCTCCTGCTGCCAGGCCCAGCTGGGCGAGATTGGCACCACCTGCTACAGCAAGGGAGGCATGATCCTGTGCAGGAACGACTACATCAG GCTGTTTGGACACAGCGGTGCCTGCAGCGCCTGTGGTCAGTCCATCCCCGCCAACGAGATGGTGATGCGGGCGCAGGGCAGCGTGTACCACCTCAAG TGCTTCAGCTGCGCCACCTGCAGGAACAGGCTGGTCCCGGGAGACCGCTTCCACTACGTCAACGGCGCCGTCTTCTGCGAGCACGACCGGCCGGGCGGGGCCCTGGTCAGCAgccacctgccccacctgcaGAGCAGCGCGCTGCTGCCCGACCagaag GTCTGCTGA